A region of Pyxidicoccus parkwaysis DNA encodes the following proteins:
- a CDS encoding ABC transporter ATP-binding protein, whose translation MTTGNSAQTAASSQETVPAGGLKAEAGKPLLQLEGLTKVFETEEVETHALSNIHLTIRQGEWVAIVGPSGSGKSTLLAVLGLLDTATKGSYLLDGRSVLDLSSSDRALVRNRHIGFIFQSFNLIGDLTVFENVELPLTYRGMPAAERKQRVEKALEKVGMAHRARHMPGQLSGGQQQRVAVARAVAGDPLILLADEPTGNLDSKNGEAVMQLLSELHKGGATICMVTHDPAHARVATRTVSLFDGRVTLDEQR comes from the coding sequence ATGACGACGGGCAACAGTGCGCAGACGGCTGCTTCCTCGCAGGAGACGGTGCCGGCGGGTGGGCTGAAGGCGGAGGCGGGCAAGCCCCTCCTCCAGCTCGAAGGGCTCACCAAGGTCTTCGAGACGGAGGAAGTGGAGACGCACGCGCTCTCCAACATCCACCTCACCATCCGCCAGGGCGAGTGGGTGGCGATTGTGGGCCCCTCCGGCTCCGGCAAGTCCACGCTGCTCGCGGTGCTGGGCCTGCTCGACACGGCCACCAAGGGCAGCTACCTGCTCGACGGGCGCAGCGTGCTCGACTTGTCCTCGTCGGACCGCGCGCTGGTGCGCAACCGGCACATCGGCTTCATCTTCCAGAGCTTCAACCTCATCGGCGACCTGACGGTCTTCGAGAACGTGGAGCTGCCGCTGACGTACCGGGGCATGCCCGCGGCCGAGCGCAAGCAACGCGTGGAGAAGGCGCTGGAGAAGGTGGGCATGGCGCACCGGGCGCGGCACATGCCGGGCCAGCTCTCCGGCGGTCAGCAGCAGCGCGTCGCCGTGGCGCGCGCAGTGGCGGGAGACCCGCTCATCCTCCTGGCCGACGAGCCCACCGGTAACCTCGACTCGAAGAATGGCGAGGCGGTGATGCAGTTGCTCTCCGAGCTGCACAAGGGCGGCGCCACCATCTGCATGGTGACGCACGACCCGGCGCACGCGCGCGTGGCCACGCGCACGGTGAGCCTCTTCGACGGCCGCGTCACCCTGGACGAGCAGCGCTGA
- a CDS encoding type 2 lanthipeptide synthetase LanM family protein — protein sequence MTQPQPDIAWYPALTLTERIASLRNSPDTPGPVDAALAERRLKRWREKPPLSDDTLFEQRLRSAGISQDEFLRLLGEPIEALRARIPVAPAWMYDVERALNRPAPTTRLPYPEAFRNNPNGALILAAEPFLHQGFERLQAGIDALVASQRDVPFDSATVGAALFASLPQAILDMLSRTLVLELHVARLSELLEGTTPPERFQSFVKRLRTPEVRWTLFREYPLLARHLVTRVGLWVDSGLEFLQRLCADWTDIQRVLGGGKELGRLTEVKAGLGDVHRGGRSVMRATFSSGFNVIYKPRSLETDRHFDALLEWANARGVSVPFPRVPRVERHGYGWVQCVEAAPCGDESQVRRFYQRQGGYLALLYLLEGTDFHFENVIASGEHPILVDLESLLHPPLRLTEQADLLLREQEAFNSVLRVGLLPGRAWEDPRTAGVDISGMGNPEGQAGNRQAPTVAAAGTDELHFTRGPRSFRRGLNRPTLNGADVDLFQYQGSVVEGFSEVYSLLRQHRDALVDEWGLFRRFADVEVRTLLRPTFVYKTMMLESFHPDLLRNALDRDRFFERLWLNTDRFPFLTQVAHAERQSLERGDVPLFTTVPGSRSVWAEPGEEIPDVFDEKGLDRLRKQVAQLGEADHAKQVWAIRASFTTLAIDADPLRLARHTPATPEGPATREQLLKAARAVGDRLETLSVGSREECSWFGLTLGWNRHWRLSPLGLDLYGGLPGVALFLAWLGELTGESRYSELAQGAVRTMQRKHGEPRHQPASVGGFLGWGGVLYTYAQLGTLWKRPDLLDAADTCVAMLEPLVGQDENLDVIDGVAGSILALAALHHTGASKRALEVARRCGEHLLAKARPQAQGVGWHSRLEPDAALTGYAHGTAGIAHALLELHALTGEERFRDTARQALRYERSLFVPERNNWPDLRGRPQTPAFKTSWCHGSTGIGLGRLASLRHEDDATVRAEIEAAVADTRTQGLGRDHSLCHGDTGSLELLLTAQSVAGVPSGEVGQWAAKVMASAGATGWLSGVPLGVETPGFMVGLAGSGYALLRAAEPRRVPSVLVLEPPR from the coding sequence ATGACTCAGCCGCAGCCCGACATCGCCTGGTATCCCGCGCTCACGCTCACCGAGCGCATCGCCTCGCTGCGAAACAGTCCGGACACACCGGGCCCCGTGGACGCGGCCCTGGCGGAGCGCCGGCTCAAGCGCTGGCGCGAGAAGCCGCCCCTCTCCGACGACACGCTGTTCGAGCAGCGGCTGCGCTCCGCCGGAATCTCGCAAGACGAATTCCTCCGGCTGCTCGGTGAGCCCATCGAAGCGCTGCGCGCGCGCATCCCCGTCGCGCCCGCGTGGATGTACGACGTCGAGCGCGCCCTGAATCGCCCCGCGCCCACGACGCGACTGCCGTACCCCGAGGCGTTCCGCAACAACCCGAACGGCGCCCTCATCCTCGCCGCCGAGCCCTTCCTCCATCAGGGCTTCGAGCGACTCCAGGCGGGCATCGATGCGCTCGTGGCCTCACAGCGCGACGTCCCGTTCGACTCCGCCACGGTGGGCGCGGCGCTCTTCGCGTCGCTGCCGCAGGCGATTCTGGACATGCTGAGCCGGACGCTCGTGCTGGAGTTGCACGTGGCGCGGCTGTCGGAGTTGCTCGAAGGCACGACGCCGCCGGAGCGCTTCCAGAGCTTCGTGAAGCGCCTGCGCACACCCGAGGTGCGGTGGACGCTCTTCCGCGAGTACCCGCTGCTGGCCCGTCACCTGGTGACGCGCGTGGGCCTGTGGGTGGACTCGGGCCTGGAGTTCCTCCAGCGGCTGTGCGCGGACTGGACGGACATCCAGCGCGTGCTCGGTGGTGGCAAGGAATTGGGCCGGCTCACGGAGGTGAAGGCGGGCCTGGGCGACGTGCACCGGGGCGGGCGCTCGGTGATGCGCGCCACGTTCTCCTCGGGCTTCAACGTCATCTACAAACCGCGCTCGCTGGAGACGGACCGCCACTTCGACGCGCTGCTGGAGTGGGCCAACGCGCGCGGCGTGTCGGTGCCCTTCCCGCGCGTCCCCCGCGTGGAGCGCCACGGCTACGGCTGGGTGCAGTGCGTGGAGGCCGCGCCGTGCGGCGACGAGTCGCAGGTGCGGCGCTTCTACCAGCGCCAGGGCGGCTACCTCGCGCTGCTGTATCTGCTGGAGGGGACGGACTTCCACTTCGAGAACGTCATCGCCTCCGGAGAGCACCCCATCCTGGTGGACCTGGAGTCACTGCTCCACCCGCCGCTGCGGCTGACCGAGCAGGCGGACCTGTTGCTGCGCGAGCAGGAGGCCTTCAACTCCGTCCTCCGCGTGGGCCTGTTGCCCGGACGCGCATGGGAGGACCCGCGCACGGCCGGCGTGGACATCAGCGGCATGGGCAATCCGGAGGGCCAGGCCGGCAACCGGCAGGCGCCCACGGTGGCGGCCGCGGGCACGGACGAGCTCCACTTCACCCGAGGCCCCCGCAGCTTCCGCCGGGGCCTCAACCGCCCCACGCTCAACGGCGCGGACGTGGACCTGTTCCAGTACCAGGGCTCCGTCGTCGAGGGCTTCTCCGAGGTGTACTCGCTGCTGCGCCAGCACCGCGACGCGCTGGTGGACGAGTGGGGCCTCTTCCGCCGCTTCGCCGACGTGGAGGTGCGCACGCTGCTGCGGCCCACGTTCGTCTACAAGACGATGATGCTGGAGAGCTTCCACCCGGACCTGCTGCGCAACGCACTGGACCGGGACCGCTTCTTCGAGCGCCTGTGGCTGAACACGGACCGCTTCCCGTTCCTCACCCAGGTGGCGCACGCGGAGCGCCAGTCGCTGGAGCGCGGCGACGTGCCGCTCTTCACCACGGTGCCCGGAAGCCGCAGCGTCTGGGCCGAGCCCGGCGAGGAGATTCCGGACGTCTTCGACGAGAAGGGGCTCGACAGGCTGCGCAAGCAGGTGGCGCAGCTCGGTGAGGCGGACCACGCGAAGCAGGTCTGGGCGATTCGCGCCTCGTTCACCACGCTGGCCATCGACGCGGACCCGCTCCGCCTCGCGCGCCACACGCCCGCGACTCCGGAAGGGCCGGCCACGCGCGAGCAGTTGCTGAAGGCGGCACGCGCCGTGGGAGACCGGCTGGAGACGCTGTCCGTCGGCAGCCGCGAGGAGTGCTCGTGGTTCGGCCTTACGCTCGGCTGGAATCGTCACTGGCGGCTGAGCCCGCTCGGGCTGGACTTGTATGGCGGCCTGCCGGGCGTGGCGCTCTTCCTGGCGTGGCTCGGTGAGCTGACGGGTGAATCACGCTACAGCGAGCTGGCGCAGGGCGCGGTGCGGACGATGCAGCGCAAGCACGGCGAGCCGCGCCACCAGCCCGCGTCGGTGGGTGGGTTCCTCGGCTGGGGCGGCGTGCTCTACACGTACGCGCAGTTGGGCACGCTCTGGAAGCGCCCCGACCTGCTCGATGCGGCGGACACGTGCGTGGCGATGCTGGAGCCGCTCGTCGGGCAGGACGAGAACCTCGACGTCATCGACGGCGTGGCGGGGAGCATCCTCGCGCTGGCCGCGCTGCACCACACCGGCGCCTCGAAGCGAGCGCTGGAGGTGGCGCGGCGCTGCGGTGAGCACCTGCTGGCGAAGGCTCGCCCGCAAGCGCAAGGCGTGGGCTGGCACTCGCGGCTGGAGCCGGACGCGGCGCTCACCGGCTACGCGCATGGCACTGCCGGCATCGCCCACGCACTGCTGGAGTTGCACGCGCTGACGGGCGAGGAGCGCTTCCGCGACACCGCGCGACAGGCGCTGCGCTACGAGCGCTCGCTCTTCGTGCCGGAGCGCAACAACTGGCCGGACCTGCGCGGCAGGCCCCAGACGCCGGCCTTCAAGACGTCGTGGTGCCATGGCTCCACGGGCATCGGCCTGGGACGGCTGGCGTCGCTGCGGCACGAGGACGACGCCACCGTGCGCGCCGAAATCGAGGCTGCAGTGGCGGACACCCGCACCCAGGGGCTCGGCAGGGACCACTCGCTGTGCCATGGCGACACCGGCAGCCTGGAGCTCCTACTAACTGCGCAGAGCGTGGCCGGGGTGCCGTCCGGCGAGGTGGGACAGTGGGCCGCCAAGGTGATGGCGAGCGCCGGAGCCACAGGCTGGCTCTCCGGCGTCCCGCTGGGCGTGGAGACTCCGGGCTTCATGGTGGGTCTGGCCGGCAGCGGCTACGCCCTGCTCCGCGCGGCCGAGCCCCGGCGCGTACCGTCGGTGCTCGTCCTCGAGCCGCCCCGATGA
- a CDS encoding peptidase domain-containing ABC transporter yields MSLPEQQEPVSPSPAPAPAAPPRLLDRVMRVLWPLVLWFRQRRVPVILQLSTRECGGACLAMVLSYHGRRTTAAECREALDTGRDGASALAIVRAARTHGLIARRYSVSLAQFHRIPLPAIAFWEFNHFVVVEKWASDHVDIVDPARGRRRLTMAEFDESFTGLALSFEPSIQFQRRKQSGAESTWRTALAYVVGLPRFSALLGQIFAASLLMQGIGLALPVLTQVVVDRILPYRAVDLMTVLGLGMLVLVLAQGVTSYLRSAVIIYLYARLDSRMMLGLFGHLLTLPLRFFQQRTTGDLLTRLGSNVAIREALTSRTLSVVLDGLMVLVYFTILLFQAPLFGVVSVVVGALQVALLVATNQRIHGLTQESLTAQAESQNYLTEALIGVATLKASGAEQRVLDHWSNLLMKHLNVTVRKNHLSSVLDSALLTLRTLAPLLLLWLGARLVLTGEMSLGTMLALNALAVSCIQPLASLTATGQQLQMVGAHLNRLVDILEAPPEQELPKVKEAPELTGRVELRDVTFRYSADGPVVLDTISLRIEPGQKVALVGRSGSGKTTLAMLLLGLHEPSSGEILYDGQPMQSLDYVTLRGQFGAVLQEPFLFSGSLRENITFSDPSLSLEQVTEAAKLAVIHDDIERMPMGYETVISGSGGSGLSGGQRQRIAVARALVRKPAMLLLDEATSQLDVLTEGQLDQNLGKLSCTRILIAHRLSTVRDADVILVLDGGKLVEQGTHEELMSREGHYVELVRKQLADGPSQGAAVPPGAQRLIG; encoded by the coding sequence ATGAGTCTTCCGGAGCAGCAGGAGCCCGTCAGTCCCTCGCCGGCTCCCGCGCCAGCAGCGCCTCCCCGGCTGCTGGACCGGGTGATGCGCGTGCTGTGGCCGCTCGTCCTGTGGTTCCGGCAGCGGCGCGTGCCCGTCATCCTCCAGCTGAGCACGCGCGAGTGCGGCGGCGCGTGTCTCGCCATGGTGCTGTCGTACCACGGGCGTCGCACCACCGCGGCCGAGTGCCGCGAGGCCCTCGACACCGGACGTGACGGCGCCTCCGCGTTGGCCATCGTCCGCGCGGCGCGCACGCATGGCCTCATCGCGCGGCGCTATTCCGTCTCGCTGGCCCAGTTCCACCGCATTCCGCTGCCGGCCATCGCCTTCTGGGAGTTCAACCACTTCGTCGTGGTGGAGAAGTGGGCCTCGGACCACGTGGACATCGTCGACCCGGCGCGAGGCCGCCGCCGCCTGACGATGGCCGAGTTCGACGAGAGCTTCACCGGCCTCGCGCTCTCCTTCGAGCCGAGCATCCAGTTCCAGCGCCGCAAGCAGTCGGGCGCCGAGTCCACGTGGCGCACGGCGCTCGCGTACGTGGTGGGGCTGCCGCGCTTCTCGGCGCTGCTCGGGCAGATTTTCGCCGCGTCGCTGCTGATGCAGGGCATCGGCCTCGCGCTGCCGGTGCTCACGCAAGTCGTCGTCGACCGCATCCTCCCCTACCGCGCCGTGGACCTGATGACGGTGCTGGGCCTGGGCATGCTGGTGCTCGTGCTCGCGCAGGGCGTAACGAGCTACCTGCGCTCCGCCGTCATCATCTACCTGTATGCACGGCTCGACTCGCGAATGATGCTGGGGCTCTTCGGCCACCTGCTCACACTGCCGCTGCGCTTCTTCCAGCAGCGCACCACGGGCGATTTGCTCACGCGCCTGGGCAGCAACGTGGCCATCCGCGAGGCGCTCACCAGCCGCACGCTGTCCGTGGTGCTCGATGGCCTGATGGTGCTCGTCTACTTCACCATCCTGCTCTTCCAGGCGCCGCTGTTCGGCGTCGTCTCCGTGGTGGTGGGCGCGCTCCAGGTGGCGCTGCTGGTGGCCACCAACCAGCGCATCCACGGGCTGACGCAGGAGAGCCTCACCGCGCAGGCGGAGTCGCAGAACTACCTCACGGAAGCGCTGATTGGCGTGGCCACCCTCAAGGCCTCGGGCGCCGAGCAGCGGGTGCTGGACCACTGGTCCAACCTGCTGATGAAGCACCTCAACGTCACCGTGCGCAAGAACCACCTGTCGTCGGTGCTGGACTCGGCGCTGCTGACGCTGCGCACGCTGGCGCCGCTGCTGCTCCTGTGGCTGGGCGCGCGGCTGGTGCTCACCGGCGAGATGTCGCTGGGCACCATGCTCGCGCTCAACGCGCTGGCCGTCTCCTGCATCCAGCCGCTCGCGTCGCTGACGGCCACCGGCCAACAACTCCAGATGGTGGGCGCGCACCTCAACCGGCTGGTGGACATCCTCGAAGCGCCGCCCGAGCAGGAGCTGCCCAAGGTGAAGGAGGCGCCGGAGTTGACGGGCCGCGTGGAGCTGCGCGACGTCACCTTCCGCTACTCCGCCGACGGGCCGGTGGTGCTGGACACCATCTCCCTGCGCATCGAGCCCGGGCAGAAGGTGGCGCTCGTGGGGCGCAGCGGCTCCGGCAAGACGACGCTGGCCATGCTGCTGCTCGGACTGCACGAGCCCAGCTCCGGCGAGATTCTCTACGACGGCCAGCCGATGCAGTCGCTGGACTACGTCACGTTGCGCGGGCAGTTCGGCGCGGTGCTCCAGGAGCCGTTCCTCTTCAGCGGCTCGCTGCGCGAGAACATCACCTTCAGCGACCCGTCGCTCTCGCTGGAGCAGGTCACCGAGGCGGCGAAGCTCGCGGTCATCCACGACGACATCGAGCGGATGCCCATGGGCTATGAGACGGTCATCTCCGGCTCGGGCGGCTCGGGGCTGTCGGGCGGGCAGCGCCAGCGCATCGCCGTGGCGCGCGCGCTGGTGCGCAAGCCGGCCATGCTGCTGCTGGACGAGGCGACGAGTCAGCTCGACGTGCTCACGGAAGGCCAGCTCGACCAGAACCTGGGGAAGCTGTCCTGCACGCGCATCCTCATCGCCCACCGGCTCAGCACCGTGCGCGACGCGGACGTCATCCTGGTGCTGGACGGCGGGAAGCTCGTCGAGCAGGGCACGCACGAGGAGCTGATGTCGCGCGAGGGCCACTACGTGGAGCTCGTGCGGAAGCAGTTGGCGGATGGGCCCTCGCAGGGCGCCGCCGTGCCGCCGGGCGCGCAGCGCCTCATCGGCTGA
- a CDS encoding mersacidin/lichenicidin family type 2 lantibiotic: MSDTVKSEIIRAWKDEEFRNNLSESERDLIPANPAGILELTDEVLEVASGGVVAASCDWCSC; this comes from the coding sequence ATGTCCGACACCGTGAAGTCCGAGATCATCCGCGCCTGGAAGGACGAGGAGTTCCGCAACAACCTGTCCGAGTCCGAGCGGGACCTCATCCCCGCGAACCCGGCTGGCATCCTGGAGCTGACCGACGAGGTCCTCGAGGTTGCTTCCGGCGGCGTTGTCGCCGCGAGCTGCGACTGGTGCAGCTGCTAG
- a CDS encoding glycosyltransferase, which produces MRYLFTALTSYGSLGPAISLALQLQQRGHEVAFVTGPSMGPLLERAGMRRIPRGEKDGPSFIVEFTANPLEQARQVKHIEYALTQFSPDVLVGQAMAFGAVLAGARHKLPTAVIGLAASILPTDASLARMSPEFRAYQVQRLAGTLPYDEFLKDRYARLMESHDICCEMLWLPKRELPYSQSPLLGDLHLLQSVPELEGPEDVLPENTHLVGNCAWDFVAPDPDLEKWLDEARASGEPILYAQPGRVFNSPGFWEQLRASLGGKPVRVAVSIGRLDAPMGHVPDNFFVRGHVAQASVLPHARGVVSSATTSAVLGALTHALPLLLIPGGGGGEQSDLTLRCLAAGVAVHLRPADVTPESLGAQVEVLLSDADLRSNARRLQEAFTRAPGSAGAADLLERLGRERQPVSRAAAPTRKLA; this is translated from the coding sequence ATGCGCTACCTCTTCACCGCGTTGACCAGCTACGGCTCACTCGGCCCGGCCATCTCCCTGGCCCTGCAGCTCCAGCAGCGCGGACACGAGGTTGCCTTCGTCACCGGCCCGTCCATGGGCCCACTGCTGGAGCGAGCGGGCATGCGGCGCATTCCTCGCGGTGAGAAGGACGGCCCCAGCTTCATCGTCGAGTTCACCGCCAACCCGCTGGAACAGGCACGGCAGGTGAAACACATCGAGTACGCGCTGACACAGTTCTCCCCCGACGTGCTCGTGGGTCAGGCCATGGCCTTCGGCGCAGTGCTCGCGGGCGCGAGACACAAGCTGCCCACCGCCGTCATCGGGCTCGCCGCCAGCATCCTCCCCACCGACGCGTCCCTCGCGCGCATGTCGCCCGAGTTCCGCGCGTATCAAGTGCAGCGGCTCGCGGGCACGCTCCCGTACGACGAGTTCCTCAAGGACCGCTACGCGCGGCTCATGGAGTCGCACGACATCTGCTGCGAGATGCTCTGGCTCCCCAAGCGCGAGTTGCCCTACAGCCAGTCCCCGTTGCTGGGCGATTTGCACCTGCTGCAGAGCGTCCCCGAGCTGGAGGGCCCGGAGGACGTGCTGCCGGAGAACACGCACCTCGTCGGCAACTGCGCGTGGGACTTCGTCGCACCGGACCCCGATTTGGAGAAGTGGCTCGACGAGGCCCGCGCGTCCGGAGAGCCCATCCTCTACGCGCAGCCCGGCCGCGTGTTCAACTCGCCCGGCTTCTGGGAGCAGCTCCGCGCGTCACTCGGAGGCAAGCCCGTGCGCGTGGCTGTCTCCATCGGCAGGCTCGACGCGCCCATGGGACACGTGCCCGACAACTTCTTCGTGCGCGGCCATGTGGCCCAGGCCTCGGTGCTGCCGCACGCGCGCGGCGTCGTCTCCAGCGCCACCACGTCCGCCGTCCTCGGCGCGCTCACCCACGCACTCCCGCTGCTGCTCATCCCCGGCGGCGGAGGCGGTGAACAATCCGACCTCACACTGCGCTGTCTCGCGGCCGGCGTCGCCGTCCACTTGCGCCCCGCCGATGTCACGCCCGAGAGCCTGGGCGCCCAGGTGGAGGTGCTGCTATCCGACGCGGATTTGCGATCCAACGCGCGCCGGCTCCAGGAGGCCTTCACCCGCGCGCCGGGCAGCGCCGGTGCCGCGGATCTGCTGGAGCGTCTCGGGCGCGAGCGTCAGCCCGTCTCCCGCGCGGCCGCTCCCACGAGAAAGCTCGCGTGA
- a CDS encoding FAD-binding oxidoreductase, with amino-acid sequence MTMSTAERDALVRALGAGVQLPVLDQPSELEPYSHDFGGSVRRTPAAVVRVRSEQEVVHTFRVARERGVPVSVRGSGHSMRAQSLCEGGIVLENAEGAPDIFVHEDGLVEVTTRTRWGELEAALNLAGLTAPVLTDHMATSLGGTLSVAGYGARSLRYGAHLDQVVRLRLILPDGSARWCSETEDAELFRFALGGFGQVGFIERVVMRTQPYRPVVRVQQNRFASMGELVDALAWTAEWDGPSPDHFFSQQKRGEVISVLGASHVDAAEAQATPIPGPARDMVRERTHMMVRPGYFIQARTRPQGPMEALPRQYWSDYCFEYVGLRAFVKALEEGPRERYWDDNCLVRMLCLKRGTVRWPFDIRSIGSAPRLYGIGVYYRIEPGDDARAERAREAHRDFLARCLELGGRPYLYGCNELTPEQMQRLYGEDYARLKALRADLDPQGLLNRGGLP; translated from the coding sequence ATGACGATGTCCACAGCGGAGCGGGACGCACTCGTGCGGGCCCTCGGTGCCGGGGTGCAGCTGCCCGTCCTCGACCAGCCGAGCGAGCTCGAGCCATACAGCCACGACTTCGGCGGCTCGGTGCGGCGGACGCCGGCGGCGGTGGTGCGCGTGCGGAGCGAGCAGGAGGTGGTGCACACCTTCCGCGTGGCGCGCGAGCGGGGAGTCCCCGTCAGTGTCCGGGGCTCGGGGCACTCGATGCGCGCGCAGTCGCTCTGCGAGGGCGGCATCGTGCTGGAGAACGCGGAAGGGGCGCCCGACATCTTCGTGCACGAGGACGGGCTCGTGGAGGTGACGACGCGCACGCGCTGGGGCGAGCTGGAGGCCGCGCTCAACCTCGCGGGGCTCACCGCGCCCGTGCTGACGGACCACATGGCCACGTCGCTGGGGGGCACGCTGTCCGTCGCGGGATACGGGGCGCGCTCGCTGCGGTATGGGGCGCACCTGGACCAGGTGGTGCGGCTGCGGCTCATCCTCCCGGATGGCTCCGCGCGCTGGTGCTCCGAGACGGAGGACGCGGAGTTGTTCCGCTTCGCGCTCGGTGGCTTCGGGCAGGTGGGCTTCATCGAGCGCGTCGTCATGCGGACGCAGCCCTACCGGCCCGTGGTGCGGGTGCAGCAGAACCGCTTCGCGTCGATGGGGGAACTGGTGGACGCGCTGGCCTGGACGGCGGAGTGGGACGGGCCGTCGCCGGACCACTTCTTCTCGCAGCAGAAGCGCGGCGAGGTCATCAGCGTCCTCGGCGCCAGTCATGTGGACGCGGCGGAGGCACAGGCCACGCCGATTCCCGGCCCCGCGCGCGACATGGTGCGCGAGCGCACGCACATGATGGTCCGCCCCGGGTATTTCATCCAGGCACGCACGCGTCCGCAGGGGCCCATGGAGGCGCTGCCCCGGCAGTACTGGAGCGACTACTGCTTCGAGTATGTGGGGCTGCGCGCGTTCGTGAAGGCGCTGGAGGAGGGGCCGCGCGAGCGCTACTGGGATGACAACTGCCTGGTGCGGATGCTGTGTCTCAAGCGCGGCACGGTGCGCTGGCCGTTCGACATCCGGTCGATTGGGAGTGCGCCCCGGTTGTATGGCATTGGCGTGTATTACCGCATCGAGCCCGGAGACGACGCGCGCGCGGAGCGGGCCCGCGAGGCGCACCGTGATTTCCTCGCGCGATGTCTGGAGTTGGGCGGGCGGCCGTACCTCTACGGCTGCAACGAGCTGACGCCGGAGCAGATGCAGCGCCTCTATGGCGAGGACTACGCGCGCCTGAAGGCCCTGCGCGCGGACCTGGACCCGCAGGGGCTGTTGAATCGCGGAGGGCTGCCGTAG
- a CDS encoding JmjC domain-containing protein, with protein MLAGTGHELAQLLHPVTPEEFLAKYWEKQALHVRGTPEKFARLFDRKRFDQAILHAGFDKRAPASFGIHAFWRNRHGLYAAIEIAPDQVREALTSRTTVCVNDIGAGDEGLSVFAAHIKRQLGLPSPVRFNCYLSPPGEGLDTHYDARHATVIQLSGRKLWRYSRLPAAAYPLRNAIVEQDGRVRQSDNKPIKDVPTPDESQFEEVMLEPGDILYLPPGCWHNAKAGDDSSLALNMACETVGFFSILGPELERVLQNRVEWRSLVPATLATPAGAGAMPPEVKEFISSRVSELRELLGKLAADEAELERLWRRSSTSSPHFTQARPASEVSLKPGDVLQRTEPYPLPFVVRPDAKADAPAAVYVYGANTEVALPGDALPLVRALAERQRFTVSEVESWPGVRLEQAHDVLKLLVTRGLLRTES; from the coding sequence ATGCTCGCAGGTACGGGCCATGAGCTCGCGCAGCTGTTGCATCCCGTCACTCCGGAGGAGTTCCTCGCAAAGTACTGGGAGAAGCAGGCGCTCCACGTGCGGGGCACGCCGGAGAAGTTCGCCCGCCTCTTCGACCGCAAGCGCTTCGACCAGGCCATCCTGCACGCGGGCTTCGACAAGCGCGCTCCCGCGTCCTTCGGGATTCATGCCTTCTGGCGCAACCGCCACGGGCTCTACGCCGCCATCGAGATTGCACCCGACCAGGTCCGCGAGGCGCTCACCTCGCGCACCACGGTGTGCGTCAATGACATCGGCGCGGGGGACGAAGGGCTCTCCGTCTTCGCGGCGCACATCAAGCGCCAGCTCGGCCTGCCCAGCCCGGTCCGCTTCAACTGCTACCTGTCGCCTCCGGGCGAGGGATTGGACACGCACTACGACGCCCGCCACGCGACGGTGATTCAGCTCTCCGGCCGCAAGCTGTGGCGCTACTCGCGCCTGCCTGCCGCCGCGTACCCGCTGCGCAACGCCATCGTCGAGCAGGACGGCCGCGTGCGGCAGAGCGATAACAAGCCCATCAAGGACGTCCCCACGCCGGACGAGAGCCAGTTCGAGGAGGTGATGCTGGAGCCCGGCGACATCCTCTACCTGCCGCCCGGCTGCTGGCACAACGCGAAGGCCGGGGACGACTCCTCGCTCGCGCTCAACATGGCCTGCGAGACGGTGGGCTTCTTCAGCATCCTCGGCCCGGAGTTGGAGCGCGTGCTCCAGAATCGCGTGGAGTGGCGCTCGCTGGTGCCGGCCACGCTGGCCACGCCGGCCGGCGCGGGTGCCATGCCTCCGGAGGTGAAGGAGTTCATCTCCTCACGCGTGTCGGAATTGCGCGAGCTGCTCGGCAAGCTCGCGGCGGACGAGGCCGAGTTGGAGCGCCTCTGGCGCCGGTCCTCCACGTCCAGCCCGCACTTCACGCAGGCGCGCCCGGCATCTGAAGTATCGCTGAAGCCCGGCGACGTCTTGCAGCGGACCGAGCCCTACCCGCTCCCGTTCGTCGTGCGTCCCGACGCGAAGGCCGATGCTCCGGCCGCCGTGTATGTCTATGGCGCGAACACCGAGGTCGCCCTGCCCGGCGACGCGCTGCCCCTGGTGCGCGCCCTCGCCGAGCGGCAGCGCTTCACCGTGTCGGAGGTGGAGTCCTGGCCGGGCGTGCGACTGGAGCAGGCGCACGACGTGCTCAAGCTGCTGGTGACGCGCGGCCTGCTGCGCACCGAGTCGTAG